The following proteins are co-located in the uncultured Draconibacterium sp. genome:
- a CDS encoding RagB/SusD family nutrient uptake outer membrane protein, producing MKNILKFLAVFIAITGLGITGCTDLDETLEDRLTKDQVTAANVSDLLAELYKTLSGIDGSGADKVFEHTTDILMAPTRGGDWDDNGAWRALHQHKWDPEHSGIGNRYQAYTSGLFSAIDLLQYDANSQQQAEARFIRALYVFWIADGWGQVPMRDPGSALSEDPYVMSGGEAVDFIISELESIMSNLPETSDHWVATQSAAHALLAKAYINKDVFSSDRQSFTISSENMTSVIANCDAIINTGDYALESDFYMNFSADNEGSKEIIFSSRNTRGIQSGGVQGRYYSTLHYNQKPSGWNGFTTLADFYDSFEEGDIRRHGEVAAVKAASGIEAGLLYGQQYDENGTALEDRAGHPLFFTKESPIISGGATLETSGIRIMKYTPDYGNVDSPENDLVLLRYADVLLMKAEALLRNGDSASALTIVNQLRSIRNASELSSLSLDILLEERGRELYDENWRRNDLIRYGKYLEAWAEKPASDSKYLLFPFSSSQIASNPNLVQNPGY from the coding sequence ATGAAAAATATATTGAAATTTTTAGCAGTATTTATTGCGATTACAGGATTGGGCATCACAGGTTGTACTGATTTGGATGAAACCCTCGAAGATCGTTTAACAAAGGATCAGGTAACAGCAGCGAATGTTTCTGATTTATTGGCCGAACTGTATAAAACCTTAAGTGGTATTGATGGTTCGGGAGCAGATAAAGTATTTGAACATACTACAGATATTTTAATGGCACCTACCCGCGGTGGTGACTGGGATGATAATGGTGCCTGGCGTGCATTGCACCAGCACAAATGGGATCCTGAGCATTCAGGAATTGGTAATCGTTACCAGGCTTATACTTCTGGATTGTTTTCAGCAATCGATTTATTGCAGTACGACGCAAATTCGCAGCAGCAAGCTGAAGCTCGTTTCATTCGCGCTCTTTATGTGTTCTGGATTGCCGACGGTTGGGGACAGGTTCCTATGCGTGATCCCGGATCAGCGTTATCTGAAGACCCGTATGTAATGTCGGGCGGTGAAGCTGTGGATTTTATCATCAGTGAATTAGAGTCGATCATGAGTAATCTTCCGGAAACGTCGGACCATTGGGTAGCTACACAAAGTGCGGCACACGCACTATTGGCAAAAGCTTACATCAATAAAGATGTATTTTCCAGCGATCGCCAAAGTTTTACCATCAGTTCTGAAAATATGACCAGTGTAATTGCCAATTGCGATGCCATTATCAATACCGGCGATTATGCTTTGGAAAGCGACTTTTATATGAACTTCAGTGCCGATAATGAGGGCTCAAAAGAAATCATCTTTTCGTCACGGAATACACGTGGTATTCAATCCGGTGGTGTTCAGGGACGTTATTACTCTACTTTGCACTACAACCAGAAACCCAGTGGATGGAATGGATTTACCACTTTGGCTGATTTTTACGATTCTTTTGAAGAAGGTGATATTCGTCGTCATGGCGAAGTGGCAGCAGTAAAAGCTGCTTCAGGTATTGAGGCCGGTTTATTGTACGGTCAGCAATACGATGAAAACGGTACTGCACTTGAAGATCGTGCCGGTCATCCTTTGTTTTTTACAAAAGAAAGTCCGATTATTTCCGGAGGAGCCACATTGGAAACAAGTGGTATTCGTATTATGAAATATACACCTGACTACGGTAACGTAGATTCACCTGAAAATGACCTTGTACTTTTACGTTATGCTGATGTGTTGTTAATGAAAGCTGAAGCTTTGCTTCGGAATGGTGACAGCGCCAGTGCTCTTACTATCGTAAATCAGTTACGTTCAATCCGAAATGCATCTGAACTAAGTTCACTTAGTTTAGACATTCTGCTTGAAGAAAGAGGACGTGAACTATACGATGAAAACTGGAGAAGAAACGATTTAATTCGTTACGGAAAATATTTGGAGGCCTGGGCAGAAAAACCTGCTTCTGACTCAAAATATTTATTGTTCCCATTTTCGTCATCACAAATTGCATCGAATCCAAATTTAGTGCAGAATCCTGGATACTAA
- a CDS encoding TonB-dependent receptor encodes MKNNHLKIAVLFIFSAFFMITTAFAQEVSVTGKVVDSDTQEPLPGVSIIVVGTTTGTVTNFDGEYTLGVTPGSSLLFSYIGYTNVEKMITAAGTVNVELAVSTESLDEVVVVGYGSVKKKDATGAVSSVKTEDFNRGVSSSPSDLIQGKVSGVMITNSSGDPGASSSIRIRGNSSVRSGNDPLIVVDGVPLSGGNTTASANVGIGTTDARNPLNFINPSDIASMDILKDASATAIYGSRGANGVIIITTKKGTSGKNHVEYNASFSAARAANLIPVYSASEFAAISPAMNNGGDVNAMDEIFRTAFSQNHNVAFTGGNQDMKYRLSLSTQDQQGVIENTGLKKYTANLTASQDFFEKRLVVDVNMITSQVNDEYAPISNDAGYTGSLMSNALAWNPTDVLINPDGTYNQPSLDLSNPLAMLDLINDNASTLRVLSNMSASLKITSDLTYKLNLGWDMSRSTRGTSISKDLFYSGIYEKGTASVTDLYTESKLMEHTLNYNKLFNENFRFDAMAGYSYQVSNRWGKGIYGENFTYDEVDYLNQLQAISQDTRDIYSYYDPTSELQSYFGRVNFSLYDKFLVTATMRADGSSKFGTNNKFGYFPSAALAYRISEESFVPEVFDDLKVRLGWGQTGNQEFPAGASQAQYSITRDGLTRSQFDNPDLKWETSTTYNIGVDFTLFDSKLSGSVEYFSKRTQDLLFYAEAAYPSPSSGKVWTNLDAEVLNSGVEISLSGRIVETRDFSFDLSANISFLKNELQNFSRIVETGGLHGQGMSGVTSQRFVEGQPLNVFYLLVFEGLDENGISKYADGKQYVGDPNPNQILGVSASLRYKNWDMVANFNGAFGHQVYNNTATSILVASNPTKGRNTSPIYVLDGESSDNAISASTRYLEDGDFLRLNNLTVGYTFKDAPWVFESARFSVTGQNLFLITNYTGFDPEVNVNKAVDGVPSFGIDYVPYPNSRTFTFGLNVSF; translated from the coding sequence ATGAAGAATAATCATCTGAAAATTGCGGTGTTATTTATTTTTTCCGCATTCTTTATGATCACCACTGCTTTTGCCCAGGAAGTATCGGTGACAGGTAAAGTTGTTGACAGTGATACACAGGAACCATTGCCTGGTGTTTCAATTATTGTAGTAGGAACAACTACAGGAACAGTCACTAACTTTGACGGAGAGTATACTTTAGGTGTAACTCCGGGATCGAGTTTATTGTTTTCGTACATTGGATATACCAATGTAGAAAAAATGATTACTGCAGCAGGTACAGTTAATGTTGAGCTGGCAGTAAGTACAGAGTCGTTGGACGAGGTTGTTGTGGTTGGTTATGGATCTGTTAAAAAGAAAGATGCCACCGGAGCAGTTAGTTCGGTAAAAACAGAAGACTTCAACCGGGGAGTTAGCAGCTCTCCAAGTGATTTGATACAAGGAAAAGTATCGGGTGTAATGATTACCAACTCAAGTGGTGACCCCGGAGCTAGTTCTTCCATTCGTATCAGGGGTAACTCGTCGGTACGTTCAGGTAACGATCCTTTAATTGTGGTTGATGGAGTACCACTTTCGGGAGGTAACACAACTGCAAGCGCGAATGTTGGTATCGGAACCACCGATGCACGTAACCCGCTAAACTTTATCAATCCGAGCGATATTGCTTCAATGGATATTTTGAAAGACGCTTCGGCAACAGCAATTTATGGTTCGCGTGGTGCAAATGGTGTAATTATTATTACAACAAAAAAAGGAACCTCCGGTAAAAACCACGTTGAATACAATGCATCATTTAGTGCTGCACGTGCTGCTAACTTAATTCCTGTTTATTCGGCAAGCGAATTTGCTGCAATTTCTCCGGCAATGAACAATGGTGGAGATGTTAATGCGATGGACGAAATATTCAGAACTGCATTTTCACAAAATCATAACGTCGCATTTACCGGTGGTAACCAGGATATGAAATATCGTTTGTCATTAAGTACTCAAGACCAGCAAGGTGTGATTGAAAATACTGGTTTGAAAAAATATACTGCCAATTTAACTGCATCGCAGGACTTTTTTGAAAAACGTTTGGTTGTAGATGTGAATATGATTACGTCGCAGGTAAACGATGAGTATGCACCTATTTCGAACGATGCAGGTTATACCGGAAGTTTAATGAGTAATGCATTGGCATGGAATCCAACTGATGTATTAATTAATCCTGACGGAACTTACAACCAGCCAAGTTTAGACCTTTCTAACCCGCTGGCCATGTTAGATTTGATTAACGATAACGCAAGTACTTTACGTGTTTTATCAAACATGTCAGCATCATTAAAAATTACTTCTGACTTAACTTACAAACTGAATTTAGGTTGGGATATGTCTAGATCTACACGTGGTACTTCTATCTCGAAAGATTTATTTTATTCCGGAATTTACGAAAAAGGTACTGCTAGTGTAACCGACTTGTATACCGAAAGTAAATTGATGGAACATACCTTAAATTACAACAAGCTTTTCAACGAAAACTTTAGGTTTGATGCCATGGCAGGTTATTCTTACCAGGTAAGCAACCGTTGGGGAAAAGGTATTTACGGAGAGAATTTTACCTACGATGAAGTAGATTATCTGAATCAGCTACAGGCTATTTCTCAGGATACCAGAGATATTTACTCTTACTACGATCCTACAAGCGAATTACAATCGTATTTTGGAAGGGTAAACTTTAGTTTGTACGATAAGTTCCTGGTAACTGCAACAATGCGTGCCGATGGTTCAAGTAAATTCGGTACCAACAATAAATTTGGTTACTTCCCTTCTGCAGCTCTTGCATACCGCATCTCTGAAGAGTCGTTTGTACCTGAAGTTTTCGACGATTTAAAAGTTCGTTTGGGATGGGGACAAACCGGTAACCAGGAATTTCCGGCAGGTGCCTCACAGGCTCAGTATAGCATTACCCGCGACGGTTTAACCCGTTCTCAATTTGATAATCCTGATTTGAAATGGGAAACATCAACCACTTATAATATTGGTGTTGATTTTACCCTGTTCGACTCAAAATTGTCTGGTTCGGTTGAATACTTTAGCAAACGTACGCAAGACTTATTATTCTATGCTGAAGCTGCTTATCCATCACCATCGTCGGGTAAAGTTTGGACCAACCTCGATGCGGAAGTATTAAACAGTGGTGTGGAGATATCATTAAGCGGACGAATTGTTGAGACAAGAGATTTTTCATTCGATTTAAGTGCAAACATCAGTTTCCTTAAAAACGAACTTCAAAACTTTAGTCGTATTGTTGAAACCGGAGGTTTGCACGGACAGGGAATGTCGGGTGTAACCAGTCAGCGTTTTGTTGAAGGACAACCTTTAAATGTATTCTACCTGCTTGTTTTCGAAGGTCTTGACGAAAACGGAATAAGTAAGTATGCCGACGGAAAACAGTATGTTGGAGATCCGAATCCAAATCAGATTCTGGGTGTGTCAGCCAGTTTGCGTTATAAAAACTGGGACATGGTTGCCAACTTTAACGGCGCATTTGGACACCAGGTTTACAACAACACTGCAACTTCTATACTTGTTGCAAGTAACCCAACAAAAGGACGGAACACATCTCCAATCTATGTACTCGATGGTGAAAGTTCAGACAATGCAATTTCTGCATCAACACGCTATTTGGAAGACGGAGATTTCCTTCGTTTAAATAACCTTACAGTTGGGTATACTTTTAAAGATGCTCCTTGGGTATTCGAAAGTGCTCGTTTTTCAGTAACCGGTCAAAACTTGTTCCTGATTACAAACTACACCGGATTTGATCCTGAAGTGAATGTAAACAAGGCAGTTGACGGTGTTCCTTCATTTGGTATTGACTATGTTCCTTATCCAAATTCAAGAACTTTCACTTTTGGTCTGAATGTTTCATTTTAA
- a CDS encoding substrate-binding domain-containing protein — protein MKRHFLLILMFGLILLGFYSNAASQYKIGFSQCTTSDLWRQTQLRLMEIEVSFYPNMELVVKDAKDDTQTQIKQIEELVKEGIDLLIVSPNESEPLSPIVEKVFQSGIPVIVIDRNVDTDQYSAFIGGDNFVIGIEAANYVVKLLHGKGKVLEIKGLEGSSPAQDRHDGFVSVLNTYPEIEIVQSVSGDWKKESAKRIVSEAISNNVDFDVVFAHNDVMAKEVYNITQMHRNTRDVFILGVDGLPGTEGGIQMVIDNIIDATFMYQTGGGLAIQTAYDLLNKNRVSKENIIPSITINKDNAPTIKAQSDQIEILHNKIERQKLLLTIETNRNKIQRLILFLLLIGILLIAVVVILININLKSKKKANKLLIEKNNEIENQNELLKKQHDQLVQIDKELQEATQTKLTFFTNISHEFKTPLTLIKGPLENLMEDKVPADDVPKMYRIMYRNTERLLQMIHQLMDFRKLENKKMKIKTSENVLKDFISDVFDSFKFITEDKKIKLTLENQINSTKVWFDCDKIEKVLFNVLSNSIKFTPENGQIAIKVSKQKVHNPGLFSEEVCIKISDNGSGIPANILPNIFDRFYHSKESRVIKGTGIGLNFSKQLIELHRGRIEIKSTEGNGTKVYVFLPIGNLHLLDEEMVSEKSCDRLRTPSADILHSEQFEAKNGHIEIKGNNNSLPTILIVEDMPDVLDFVKTSLGHDYTIVTASNGKEGIQKVLHDEPDLIISDVMMPIMDGFEMTRRLKSGTETSHIPIILLSAKTSAADKIEGYEGGADNYVEKPFNSSVLKSRVDNLLKSRKQLREHYLNTLEFNGNSGDLNQLDKKFLDKLRKIILDNIGKQELSIDELAGKLGISRVHLYRKVKKLTDMSVSEFVISVKLKSSLELLRTSGKTITEIAYESGFSSQSYYTRCFKDQFKISPSDYIKQTREKI, from the coding sequence TTGAAAAGGCATTTTCTCCTGATACTCATGTTCGGACTAATTCTTTTGGGTTTTTATTCAAATGCTGCTTCACAATATAAAATAGGATTTTCTCAATGTACCACTTCCGATCTTTGGCGGCAAACACAGTTAAGACTGATGGAAATTGAGGTGTCGTTTTATCCGAATATGGAGTTGGTGGTAAAAGATGCCAAAGACGATACACAAACACAAATTAAACAAATAGAAGAATTAGTAAAAGAAGGTATCGATCTTTTGATTGTTTCCCCAAACGAATCAGAACCCCTTTCGCCGATAGTTGAAAAAGTATTTCAATCAGGAATACCCGTAATTGTAATCGACCGGAATGTGGATACCGACCAATACTCTGCCTTTATTGGAGGCGATAATTTTGTTATTGGTATTGAAGCTGCCAATTATGTGGTTAAATTATTGCACGGAAAAGGGAAGGTACTGGAAATAAAAGGCCTTGAAGGATCGTCTCCGGCACAGGATCGCCACGATGGATTTGTGAGCGTATTGAATACCTACCCTGAAATAGAAATTGTTCAATCGGTTTCGGGCGACTGGAAAAAGGAAAGCGCCAAACGAATTGTGAGCGAAGCCATTTCGAACAATGTGGACTTTGATGTAGTTTTTGCACACAACGACGTGATGGCGAAAGAAGTATACAACATTACTCAAATGCACCGAAACACACGCGATGTTTTTATATTGGGTGTTGATGGATTACCCGGTACAGAAGGTGGAATTCAGATGGTTATCGACAATATTATCGATGCTACTTTTATGTACCAAACCGGTGGAGGATTGGCCATTCAAACTGCCTACGACTTGTTAAATAAAAACAGAGTTTCCAAAGAAAATATAATCCCATCGATAACCATCAACAAAGACAATGCACCTACAATAAAAGCGCAAAGCGACCAAATTGAGATTCTGCACAACAAAATTGAACGACAAAAATTATTGTTAACCATTGAAACAAACCGCAATAAAATACAACGATTAATACTCTTTCTTTTACTTATCGGAATTCTACTCATTGCGGTAGTTGTTATTTTGATAAACATCAACCTTAAGAGTAAAAAGAAAGCAAATAAACTCTTGATCGAAAAAAACAATGAAATTGAAAATCAGAACGAACTTCTAAAAAAACAACACGACCAACTTGTACAAATCGACAAGGAACTACAGGAAGCAACACAAACAAAACTTACCTTTTTTACAAACATATCGCACGAATTTAAAACGCCGTTAACACTTATTAAAGGGCCACTTGAAAATTTAATGGAAGACAAAGTGCCGGCAGACGATGTACCTAAAATGTACAGAATAATGTATCGAAACACGGAGCGTCTGCTGCAAATGATTCATCAGTTAATGGATTTCAGAAAACTTGAAAACAAAAAGATGAAGATTAAAACTTCCGAAAATGTTTTAAAAGATTTTATTTCCGACGTTTTTGATTCTTTTAAATTTATAACTGAAGATAAAAAAATAAAACTAACACTCGAAAACCAGATCAATTCAACAAAGGTTTGGTTTGATTGCGACAAAATAGAAAAGGTACTGTTTAATGTACTGTCGAATTCAATAAAATTTACGCCAGAAAATGGTCAGATTGCCATAAAAGTTAGTAAACAAAAAGTACACAATCCAGGCCTCTTTTCAGAAGAAGTTTGTATTAAAATTTCGGACAATGGAAGTGGAATACCGGCCAACATTTTACCGAATATTTTTGACCGATTTTACCACAGCAAAGAATCGAGAGTGATTAAAGGAACCGGCATTGGCTTAAATTTTTCGAAACAGCTGATTGAATTGCACAGGGGCCGCATAGAAATTAAAAGTACCGAAGGAAACGGCACCAAAGTTTATGTTTTTCTTCCCATTGGCAACCTGCATTTGCTGGATGAAGAAATGGTTTCGGAGAAAAGCTGCGACCGCCTGCGCACTCCTTCTGCCGATATTCTCCACTCTGAACAGTTTGAAGCAAAAAACGGGCATATTGAAATTAAAGGAAACAACAATTCATTACCAACCATTTTAATTGTTGAAGACATGCCTGATGTGCTGGACTTTGTAAAAACAAGTTTGGGCCACGATTACACCATTGTAACCGCTTCGAATGGAAAAGAAGGGATTCAGAAAGTGTTACACGACGAGCCCGACCTTATAATCAGTGATGTAATGATGCCAATTATGGATGGTTTTGAAATGACTCGCAGATTAAAATCGGGGACAGAAACCAGTCACATTCCAATCATACTTTTATCGGCAAAAACTTCTGCTGCCGACAAAATTGAAGGCTACGAGGGTGGAGCAGACAATTATGTTGAAAAACCATTTAACAGTTCGGTTTTAAAGTCGCGGGTTGATAATTTACTGAAATCGCGCAAACAGTTAAGAGAGCATTATTTGAATACGCTGGAATTTAACGGTAACTCAGGCGACCTGAACCAGCTTGACAAAAAATTCCTTGATAAACTTCGAAAGATAATTCTCGACAATATTGGCAAACAAGAATTAAGCATTGATGAACTGGCCGGCAAATTAGGCATTTCGAGAGTTCACCTTTACCGTAAAGTTAAAAAGTTAACCGATATGTCGGTTAGCGAATTTGTAATCTCGGTGAAGCTAAAAAGTTCATTGGAACTTCTTCGTACAAGCGGCAAAACCATCACCGAAATTGCTTACGAATCCGGATTTTCATCGCAATCGTATTACACACGTTGTTTTAAAGACCAGTTTAAAATTTCGCCAAGCGATTATATAAAACAAACACGCGAAAAAATTTAG
- a CDS encoding DUF3365 domain-containing protein, whose translation MKYNYLFLIFLFGIYSCSSKLDRATYQKYQNTGNDISATVQATLLSNVAQAIQQGGTEHAVEFCNLQATSILDSLNQEYDCKISRVSDKNRNPNNKMRTEQEIKLWEIFKNGTLADTLIKADNNVVFYKPIRTGMPACLKCHGNPDSDIDPETFQKIQKLYPNDLATGYRLNELRGLWKIEFAGK comes from the coding sequence ATGAAGTATAACTATCTCTTCTTAATTTTTCTTTTCGGGATTTATTCCTGTTCATCGAAACTGGATCGGGCTACTTATCAGAAGTATCAGAACACCGGGAACGATATTTCTGCGACAGTACAGGCCACTCTTTTAAGTAATGTTGCACAAGCTATTCAACAGGGAGGAACGGAACATGCTGTTGAGTTCTGTAATTTACAGGCCACTTCTATTTTAGATAGTTTAAATCAGGAATACGATTGTAAGATATCGCGGGTTTCGGATAAAAACAGAAATCCGAACAATAAAATGCGTACTGAACAGGAGATTAAACTGTGGGAGATTTTTAAAAATGGAACTCTGGCTGACACACTTATTAAGGCGGATAATAATGTTGTATTTTATAAACCCATTCGCACGGGAATGCCAGCCTGTTTAAAGTGCCATGGGAATCCTGACTCGGATATCGATCCCGAAACTTTTCAAAAGATTCAGAAATTGTACCCAAACGATTTGGCGACCGGTTATCGTTTAAATGAGTTAAGAGGACTGTGGAAGATTGAATTTGCGGGAAAATAA
- a CDS encoding ATP-binding protein: MNRTHKELKNWEFVRKLTLNFQDEQTEQQFRKNYFVKSIKTIRLALLTSMILFAGFGLLDHSASPYFFEEFLFVRFYLVVPFLLILFGISFLNRFKEYWEMVMLLAIILTGSALIFMLHRDPQNIYYYGGIFVIYTGGYFFIKLRFFKASIGGITLLLIYNLAYFLMPDSGGAGINIIMVANALFISTNVVCMIGLHSVEMLERQNFLRQKELSEKQVEIEQINADLEKTIQTRTKDLLLAKEKAEHSDRLKSAFLANMSHEIRTPMNGILGFSDLLKDPKLTGSEQQRFISIIEKSGARMLNTVNDIIEISKIESGQLDLHFGTVNISEEIHTLYEFFRPETDSKGLEFSYKINLNDEENSLLTDKSKINSILTNLIKNAIKYTDSGFVKVKCERKNDFIEFSVSDSGIGIPINRREAIFNRFEQADILDKHAKQGSGLGLAISKSYIHALGGEIWVEAAEPNNFHQSNTGSVFCFTLPLAQNES; this comes from the coding sequence ATGAATAGAACACACAAAGAGTTGAAGAATTGGGAGTTTGTACGAAAATTGACTTTAAATTTTCAGGATGAACAAACTGAACAGCAGTTCAGGAAAAACTATTTTGTCAAGTCAATAAAAACAATTCGGCTGGCATTGCTCACTTCCATGATTTTATTTGCCGGTTTTGGTCTTCTCGATCATTCTGCATCGCCCTATTTTTTTGAAGAATTTTTATTTGTACGTTTTTATCTGGTTGTTCCTTTTCTTCTTATCCTGTTCGGAATCAGTTTTCTAAACCGTTTTAAAGAGTACTGGGAAATGGTAATGCTGCTTGCGATCATATTAACGGGGAGTGCATTGATATTTATGTTGCATCGCGATCCTCAGAATATATATTATTACGGGGGTATTTTTGTTATTTATACGGGTGGTTACTTTTTTATAAAACTTAGGTTTTTTAAAGCAAGCATTGGAGGTATTACTTTACTGCTTATCTACAATCTTGCTTATTTTCTGATGCCCGATTCAGGCGGAGCAGGCATTAATATAATTATGGTGGCAAATGCACTTTTTATTTCAACAAATGTTGTTTGCATGATCGGCTTGCATAGTGTTGAAATGCTTGAGCGGCAGAATTTTTTACGTCAAAAGGAACTCTCTGAGAAACAGGTTGAAATCGAACAGATTAATGCCGATTTGGAAAAAACGATCCAAACCAGAACAAAGGATTTATTGCTTGCAAAAGAAAAGGCGGAACACAGCGACAGGTTAAAATCGGCTTTTTTGGCAAATATGAGCCACGAAATCAGAACACCAATGAACGGAATTCTGGGATTTTCGGATTTACTCAAAGATCCAAAACTAACAGGAAGCGAGCAGCAACGGTTTATTTCAATTATTGAAAAAAGTGGTGCCCGAATGTTGAATACGGTAAATGATATTATTGAAATTTCGAAAATCGAATCGGGACAGCTTGATTTGCATTTTGGTACGGTGAATATTTCGGAAGAGATACACACTTTATACGAGTTTTTTAGACCCGAAACCGATTCGAAAGGATTAGAATTTTCGTATAAAATAAATCTGAATGACGAGGAAAATTCTCTTTTGACAGACAAGTCAAAGATCAATTCAATTCTTACAAATCTGATTAAAAATGCAATTAAGTATACCGATTCAGGTTTTGTGAAAGTGAAATGCGAAAGGAAGAATGATTTTATTGAATTTTCTGTTTCCGATTCAGGAATTGGAATTCCAATAAACCGAAGGGAAGCCATCTTTAACCGGTTCGAACAAGCTGATATCCTTGATAAGCATGCCAAACAAGGTTCAGGCTTAGGGCTTGCAATTTCTAAATCGTATATACATGCCTTGGGTGGCGAAATTTGGGTAGAAGCTGCCGAACCTAACAACTTTCATCAATCGAATACAGGATCGGTTTTCTGTTTTACTTTGCCTTTGGCGCAAAATGAAAGTTAA
- a CDS encoding homocysteine biosynthesis protein: MSRIKTYEEINQKLKSGEAVVLTAEEVSKMAKEMSPEEIVEKVDVVTTATFGAMCSSGAIINFGHANPPIRMEKIRLNGVPCYEGLAAVDSYIGATACDPDNPDYGGAHVIQDLLEGKDVLLEAWAKGTDCYPRKHIKTKININTINEFTLFNPRNAYQNYNVAVNTTKTIKHTYMGTLLPNLRNATYSTAGELSPLLNDPEFKTIGLGTRIFLGGTQGFVVWPGTQFHTTKPKNELGVPVTNAATIAVMGNLKEMSPDYIQAASYEKYGVSMFVGIGIPIPVLDADIAKRVSINNSQIETSVLDYGTLGTPKLGQVTYEELQSGSIKVKGKKIRTAPVASLSKARKIADELKSWLLKGEFEISKPVQMFPKNTSLNGLKETEVDND, from the coding sequence ATGTCGAGAATAAAAACATACGAAGAAATTAATCAGAAACTAAAATCGGGCGAGGCCGTTGTTCTCACTGCCGAAGAAGTTTCTAAAATGGCGAAAGAAATGTCGCCCGAGGAAATTGTAGAAAAAGTTGATGTGGTAACCACTGCTACCTTTGGCGCCATGTGTTCATCGGGTGCCATCATCAATTTTGGTCATGCCAATCCGCCTATCCGAATGGAAAAAATTCGGCTGAACGGCGTACCCTGCTACGAAGGGCTGGCAGCTGTTGATTCATACATTGGTGCAACTGCCTGCGATCCCGACAACCCGGATTATGGAGGAGCACATGTAATTCAGGATTTACTGGAAGGCAAAGACGTGTTACTTGAAGCCTGGGCAAAAGGCACCGACTGTTATCCGCGAAAACACATAAAAACAAAAATCAACATCAACACGATTAACGAGTTCACTCTTTTTAATCCACGAAATGCTTACCAAAACTACAATGTGGCTGTTAACACCACAAAAACAATAAAACACACTTACATGGGTACTTTGTTGCCTAATTTAAGAAATGCCACCTACTCCACCGCAGGTGAATTAAGTCCGCTGTTAAACGACCCGGAGTTTAAAACCATTGGGTTGGGAACCCGTATTTTTCTGGGAGGAACACAAGGTTTTGTGGTTTGGCCGGGCACACAATTCCACACCACAAAACCGAAAAACGAGTTGGGAGTTCCGGTAACAAACGCTGCTACCATTGCCGTTATGGGGAATTTAAAAGAAATGTCGCCCGATTATATACAAGCTGCTTCGTACGAAAAATATGGAGTAAGCATGTTTGTTGGAATTGGAATACCCATTCCGGTTTTGGATGCCGACATTGCAAAACGGGTTTCGATAAACAACAGCCAGATTGAAACTTCGGTGTTGGATTACGGTACCCTTGGAACGCCAAAATTGGGGCAGGTTACTTACGAAGAACTGCAAAGTGGTTCTATTAAAGTAAAAGGAAAGAAAATTCGTACTGCTCCGGTAGCTAGTCTTTCGAAAGCCAGAAAAATTGCCGATGAATTAAAATCGTGGTTATTAAAAGGCGAATTTGAAATCAGTAAACCGGTTCAAATGTTTCCAAAAAATACCTCATTAAACGGATTAAAAGAAACGGAGGTCGACAATGATTAA